A stretch of the Xylocopa sonorina isolate GNS202 chromosome 12, iyXylSono1_principal, whole genome shotgun sequence genome encodes the following:
- the Gefmeso gene encoding guanine nucleotide exchange factor in mesoderm isoform X2, translating into MGSEADVEATATNAVDSDGSVSWEDFFGSTTDLVPQLLGMFDDLARRGNGNGYSDHVVLSSTCNIPAALQKRLSLVSHRGSIFGQFHPELSKTSHEDTMEEHAAPEDTVDIVVAVDVTPEKESDVYRTVENGQQEDRNECAIEKKPYRRESNGLTPLRYSRRCSNGGRPLSGSSVESSSSSSGCSNQGNACTINPYLASVESLADTCASSQGSGDSGVVTVSESNCQIGNDRSGQRRNSAEEDLLFFRPRYCDPDKNPVERVLLEIVDTEAIYVEHLRQVIEGYLIFWRNDPASFVHQMQLSDLFSNIEDIYEFNREFLKEIEKCNLDPVCVANTFIKHNSGFKVYTEYCTNYPRTDAVLTELMRQEETAQAFRERQAALHHALPLGSFLLKPVQRILKYHLLLENLSKEYGAECEQRENETEGRKAIEEALAAMTGIAKHINAMKRRCEHAVRVQEIQSLLYDWTGPDITSSGELVAEGKFRMRGAKAPRHAFLFDRMLLLTKKKEDGLLVYKTHILCSNLMLIESIPGEPLSFHVIPFDNPRLQYTLQARNLEQKREWTLQIKRVILENYKAAIPLHARQLVLQLGQTQPDDDALADRGMMKKQHSAPPEYLEKRKQEKERRRSETGIRQKFKRSGRKSETTIEDSPASPRKNRNDDSTSNESREQGFKVSDGRGSKVKDRFTGWRRKSEPGFQSYVSLNQSDEEQKADTCDTGSATIETERAIIENDKHANPSSTETKENNEQQTQAQTVEEIVGHILMQNQEFQKLLEKQRTNSTINVRQQQRFNKHISADTSDDSDSENIIYATDNSMNNRISRVRTSHRERSVKTNNTWNALSSSRDHQPTLQLLYDNLNKTENNKSAESNSKNKANHAQEKKAVFEAFKRQSIVTESKVIKTALRIRENSSSRNEEVIGQSPVTKETEIQVAEANQKVPTVNGFGNYDNLQHVWEGLREEKDLDGNDSPTRPSVWLTKRCEGLPTSPQKCGSLPRSFQIHHNSNQNVTKSRFLQRDGKPMSERPFTIASDKPAEINLEDMERYASTCQPEGRIAKFPTSVSTSTSTFFCSLDDTLTDAYSEMHMSSTTTNIHPDHKIYRTNTSGSALFKNVLSKAGNRLQGLRNTMSTETLECSEELERTKYFRSLSTGKLRKKGKMKHSRESSSDVEELVGCTARGSSNLRIPSLYYKQGSSSLGARIAQSDYADPTVLFFDSKRRQQTNNQPQESKQEVEEEEEKEDEESVENRESETDSFYEKSFEMIENYVDTDVDDAFRDSAIFSDIEEILVAKSLSSQPSEDYAPLKSKVAPPVPLKKRIESFTTGNSGHNVAAPRCKPSVAQKPDYLKVKTVFLKGQQELDSKVTGKTPVPECGAYQCLKSSSRDSCVQNSGEEKDDVSAGQSQAGWVRKIVGQLQGHVET; encoded by the exons GGTCTACCACGGACCTGGTGCCTCAGCTGCTGGGGATGTTCGACGATCTAGCCCGCCGTGGCAATGGCAATGGCTACAGCGATCACGTGGTCCTATCGTCGACCTGCAACATACCAGCGGCGTTGCAGAAGCGTCTGAGCCTGGTGTCCCATCGTGGCTCCATATTCGGCCAGTTTCATCCGGAGTTGTCGAAAACCTCGCACGAGGACACCATGGAGGAGCACGCCGCACCTGAGGACACCGTGGACATAGTCGTGGCGGTCGATGTTACGCCTGAGAAGGAGAGCGACGTGTACCGGACGGTGGAGAACGGGCAGCAAGAGGACCGGAACGAGTGCGCCATAGAGAAGAAGCCTTATAGACGGGAAAGTAATGGATTGACGCCGCTTAGGTACAGCAGACGGTGCAGCAACGGCGGCAGACCGCTGTCCGGGAGCTCGGTGGAGTCCAGCAGCTCGTCCAGCGGATGCAGCAACCAGGGGAACGCGTGCACCATCAATCCTTATTTGGCGTCGGTCGAGTCGCTGGCAGACACTTGCGCCAGCTCTCAAG GTTCTGGAGACAGTGGAGTGGTGACAGTGTCGGAGAGCAATTGTCAAATAGGAAACGATCGCAGTGGACAGCGAAGAAACAGCGCAGAAGAGGACCTACTGTTTTTCAGGCCACGTTACTGCGATCCCGATAAGAATCCCGTAGAGAGGGTGTTGCTCGAAATAGTCGACACCGAGGCAATATACGTGGAGCACTTGCGGCAAGTCATCGAG GGTTACCTCATTTTTTGGAGGAACGATCCGGCATCGTTTGTGCATCAAATGCAACTGAGTGACTTGTTTAGCAATATCGAAGACATTTACGAGTTCAACAG AGAGTTCCTGAAAGAGATAGAGAAGTGTAATTTGGATCCAGTTTGTGTCGCAAACACATTCATAAAACACAATTCAGGGTTCAAGGTGTATACAGAGTACTGCACCAATTATCCAAG GACAGATGCTGTTCTGACGGAACTAATGCGCCAAGAAGAGACTGCTCAGGCGTTCCGAGAGAGACAAGCAGCTCTGCACCACGCGTTACCTCTTGGATCCTTCCTCCTAAAGCCTGTCCAAAGGATCCTCAAGTATCACTTACTTCTTGAG AATTTATCAAAAGAGTACGGGGCGGAGTGTGAACAAAGAGAAAATGAGACTGAAGGCAGGAAAGCGATCGAGGAAGCACTAGCCGCTATGACTGGTATCGCAAAGCATATAAACGCGATGAAACGAAGATGCGAGCACGCGGTGCGTGTTCAAGAGATCCAGTCTCTGTTGTACGATTGGACTGGTCCGGATATAACTAGCAGCGGGGAGCTGGTAGCGGAAGGAAAATTCAGAATGCGCGGGGCGAAGGCACCCAGGCACGCTTTCCTGTTCGATCGCATGCTTTTACTTACAAAGAAGAAGGAGGATGGCCTTCTAGTCTATAAAACTCACATCCTG TGTTCAAACTTAATGCTTATCGAGAGCATACCGGGAGAACCACTGAGTTTCCATGTAATTCCTTTCGATAATCCTAGGCTACAGTATACCTTACAG GCACGAAACTTGGAACAGAAGAGGGAATGGACTCTGCAGATAAAGAGGGTGATTCTGGAAAACTACAAGGCCGCTATACCTCTGCATGCTAGGCAATTAGTCTTACAGCTGGGCCAAACACAACCAGATG ACGACGCTTTGGCAGACAGAGGGATGATGAAGAAGCAACATTCTGCTCCCCCAGAGTACTTAGAGAAACGGAAACAGGAAAAAGAGAGACGGAGGTCTGAAACAGGGATTAGGCAAAAATTCAAGAGAAGTGGCAGAAAGTCTGAGACTACAATTGAG GATTCTCCAGCATCGCCACGGAAAAATCGGAACGACGATTCCACTAGTAATGAGTCCAGAGAGCAAGGATTTAAAGTTTCGGATGGACGCGGATCGAAAGTCAAG GATCGTTTTACCGGTTGGAGAAGGAAATCGGAACCAGGTTTCCAGTCCTACGTGTCTCTGAACCAGTCCGACGAAGAGCAAAAGGCCGACACGTGCGACACAGGATCGGCTACCATCGAAACCGAACGGGCGATCATCGAGAACGATAAGCACGCGAATCCATCATCGACCGAAACCAAAGAGAACAACGAACAACAAACTCAGGCGCAGACTGTCGAGGAAATAGTCGGCCATATCCTCATGCAGAACCAGGAATTCCAAAAGCTCCTCGAGAAGCAACGAACGAACAGCACAATCAACGTCAGGCAACAGCAGCGTTTCAACAAACACATCTCCGCTGATACGTCCGACGACAGCGACTCGGAGAACATCATCTATGCCACGGACAATTCCATGAACAACAGGATATCGCGCGTTAGAACAAGCCATCGGGAACGATCCGTTAAAACTAACAACACTTGGAACGCGTTGTCCTCTTCTCGCGACCATCAACCCACTCTACAGCTACTGTATGATAATCTGAATAAAACTGAGAACAATAAATCGGCAGAAAGTAACTCGAAAAACAAAGCGAATCATGCGCAAGAGAAAAAGGCGGTGTTCGAGGCGTTCAAGAGGCAGAGTATCGTTACGGAGAGCAAGGTTATTAAAACTGCGCTTAGGATAAGGGAGAATTCGTCGTCTAGGAACGAAGAAGTAATTGGTCAGTCGCCAGTTACGAAGGAAACGGAAATACAGGTTGCAGAGGCGAATCAGAAGGTGCCAACTGTGAATG GTTTCGGGAATTATGACAACCTGCAGCACGTCTGGGAAGGTCTGCGAGAGGAAAAAGATTTGGATGGGAACGACAGTCCAACTCGGCCGTCTGTCTGGTTAACCAAACGGTGCGAAGGATTGCCAACgtcgccccaaaagtgtggatCCCTACCGCGTAGCTTCCAAATTCACCATAATTCCAATCAGAACGTAACGAAGTCGCGATTCTTGCAGAGGGACGGTAAGCCCATGAGCGAGAGACCGTTCACGATAGCCTCGGATAAGCCAGCGGAAATTAACCTAGAGGACATGGAGAGATACGCCTCGACGTGTCAACCGGAAGGAAGAATCGCCAAGTTTCCAACCTCTGTATCTACGTCGACGTCCACTTTCTTTTGCTCTCTGGACGACACGTTGACGGACGCCTACTCGGAGATGCACATGTCCTCCACGACAACCAATATACATCCTGATCACAAGATCTACAGGACGAACACCAGCGGGAGCGCACTATTCAAGAACGTTCTGTCCAAGGCTGGCAATCGCCTGCAAGGTTTAAGGAACACTATGAGCACGGAAACTTTAGAGTGTAGCGAGGAATTAGAGAGGACCAAGTACTTCCGTTCGTTGAGTACAGGTAAGTTACGAAAGAAGGGAAAAATGAAGCATTCCAGGGAGTCCTCGTCGGATGTGGAAGAACTCGTGGGATGTACAGCTAGAGGCAGTTCGAATTTAAGGATCCCTTCGCTCTATTACAAACAAGGAAGCTCCAGTTTAGGAGCTAGGATCGCCCAGTCCGACTACGCGGACCCAACCGTGTTGTTCTTCGACAGTAAACGACGTCAGCAGACGAACAACCAGCCCCAAGAGTCTAAACAAGAGgtggaggaagaggaagagaaggAGGACGAAGAAAGTGTAGAGAATCGAGAGAGCGAGACAGATAGTTTCTATGAAAAATCGTTCGAGATGATCGAGAACTACGTAGACACAGACGTGGACGACGCGTTTCGGGATAGTGCAATATTTAGCGACATCGAGGAGATCCTGGTGGCCAAATCGCTTTCGAGTCAACCCTCCGAGGACTACGCGCCCCTGAAGAGCAAAGTGGCGCCACCTGTACCTCTAAAGAAACGAATAGAGTCGTTCACGACAGGAAATTCGGGACACAATGTCGCTGCGCCGAGATGCAAGCCCAGCGTTGCCCAGAAGCCTGATTACTTGAAAGTTAAGACAGTTTTTTTGAAAGGACAGCAAGAATTAGATAGTAAAGTTACGGGGAAGACCCCTGTGCCTGAGTGTGGAGCGTATCAATGTCTTAAGAGCAGTTCGCGGGACAGTTGTGTGCAGAACAGTGGTGAAGAGAAGGATGACGTATCTGCGGGACAGAGCCAAGCGGGCTGGGTGAGGAAAATAGTTGGTCAGCTGCAGGGCCATGTGGAGACGTAA
- the Gefmeso gene encoding guanine nucleotide exchange factor in mesoderm isoform X3 translates to MGSEADVEATATNAVDSDGSVSWEDFFGSTTDLVPQLLGMFDDLARRGNGNGYSDHVVLSSTCNIPAALQKRLSLVSHRGSIFGQFHPELSKTSHEDTMEEHAAPEDTVDIVVAVDVTPEKESDVYRTVENGQQEDRNECAIEKKPYRRESNGLTPLRYSRRCSNGGRPLSGSSVESSSSSSGCSNQGNACTINPYLASVESLADTCASSQGSGDSGVVTVSESNCQIGNDRSGQRRNSAEEDLLFFRPRYCDPDKNPVERVLLEIVDTEAIYVEHLRQVIEGYLIFWRNDPASFVHQMQLSDLFSNIEDIYEFNREFLKEIEKCNLDPVCVANTFIKHNSGFKVYTEYCTNYPRTDAVLTELMRQEETAQAFRERQAALHHALPLGSFLLKPVQRILKYHLLLENLSKEYGAECEQRENETEGRKAIEEALAAMTGIAKHINAMKRRCEHAVRVQEIQSLLYDWTGPDITSSGELVAEGKFRMRGAKAPRHAFLFDRMLLLTKKKEDGLLVYKTHILCSNLMLIESIPGEPLSFHVIPFDNPRLQYTLQARNLEQKREWTLQIKRVILENYKAAIPLHARQLVLQLGQTQPDDDALADRGMMKKQHSAPPEYLEKRKQEKERRRSETGIRQKFKRSGRKSETTIEDSPASPRKNRNDDSTSNESREQGFKVSDGRGSKVKDRFTGWRRKSEPGFQSYVSLNQSDEEQKADTCDTGSATIETERAIIENDKHANPSSTETKENNEQQTQAQTVEEIVGHILMQNQEFQKLLEKQRTNSTINVRQQQRFNKHISADTSDDSDSENIIYATDNSMNNRISRVRTSHRERSVKTNNTWNALSSSRDHQPTLQLLYDNLNKTENNKSAESNSKNKANHAQEKKAVFEAFKRQSIVTESKVIKTALRIRENSSSRNEEVIGQSPVTKETEIQVAEANQKVPTVNARLGRSARGKRFGWERQSNSAVCLVNQTVRRIANVAPKRDGKPMSERPFTIASDKPAEINLEDMERYASTCQPEGRIAKFPTSVSTSTSTFFCSLDDTLTDAYSEMHMSSTTTNIHPDHKIYRTNTSGSALFKNVLSKAGNRLQGLRNTMSTETLECSEELERTKYFRSLSTGKLRKKGKMKHSRESSSDVEELVGCTARGSSNLRIPSLYYKQGSSSLGARIAQSDYADPTVLFFDSKRRQQTNNQPQESKQEVEEEEEKEDEESVENRESETDSFYEKSFEMIENYVDTDVDDAFRDSAIFSDIEEILVAKSLSSQPSEDYAPLKSKVAPPVPLKKRIESFTTGNSGHNVAAPRCKPSVAQKPDYLKVKTVFLKGQQELDSKVTGKTPVPECGAYQCLKSSSRDSCVQNSGEEKDDVSAGQSQAGWVRKIVGQLQGHVET, encoded by the exons GGTCTACCACGGACCTGGTGCCTCAGCTGCTGGGGATGTTCGACGATCTAGCCCGCCGTGGCAATGGCAATGGCTACAGCGATCACGTGGTCCTATCGTCGACCTGCAACATACCAGCGGCGTTGCAGAAGCGTCTGAGCCTGGTGTCCCATCGTGGCTCCATATTCGGCCAGTTTCATCCGGAGTTGTCGAAAACCTCGCACGAGGACACCATGGAGGAGCACGCCGCACCTGAGGACACCGTGGACATAGTCGTGGCGGTCGATGTTACGCCTGAGAAGGAGAGCGACGTGTACCGGACGGTGGAGAACGGGCAGCAAGAGGACCGGAACGAGTGCGCCATAGAGAAGAAGCCTTATAGACGGGAAAGTAATGGATTGACGCCGCTTAGGTACAGCAGACGGTGCAGCAACGGCGGCAGACCGCTGTCCGGGAGCTCGGTGGAGTCCAGCAGCTCGTCCAGCGGATGCAGCAACCAGGGGAACGCGTGCACCATCAATCCTTATTTGGCGTCGGTCGAGTCGCTGGCAGACACTTGCGCCAGCTCTCAAG GTTCTGGAGACAGTGGAGTGGTGACAGTGTCGGAGAGCAATTGTCAAATAGGAAACGATCGCAGTGGACAGCGAAGAAACAGCGCAGAAGAGGACCTACTGTTTTTCAGGCCACGTTACTGCGATCCCGATAAGAATCCCGTAGAGAGGGTGTTGCTCGAAATAGTCGACACCGAGGCAATATACGTGGAGCACTTGCGGCAAGTCATCGAG GGTTACCTCATTTTTTGGAGGAACGATCCGGCATCGTTTGTGCATCAAATGCAACTGAGTGACTTGTTTAGCAATATCGAAGACATTTACGAGTTCAACAG AGAGTTCCTGAAAGAGATAGAGAAGTGTAATTTGGATCCAGTTTGTGTCGCAAACACATTCATAAAACACAATTCAGGGTTCAAGGTGTATACAGAGTACTGCACCAATTATCCAAG GACAGATGCTGTTCTGACGGAACTAATGCGCCAAGAAGAGACTGCTCAGGCGTTCCGAGAGAGACAAGCAGCTCTGCACCACGCGTTACCTCTTGGATCCTTCCTCCTAAAGCCTGTCCAAAGGATCCTCAAGTATCACTTACTTCTTGAG AATTTATCAAAAGAGTACGGGGCGGAGTGTGAACAAAGAGAAAATGAGACTGAAGGCAGGAAAGCGATCGAGGAAGCACTAGCCGCTATGACTGGTATCGCAAAGCATATAAACGCGATGAAACGAAGATGCGAGCACGCGGTGCGTGTTCAAGAGATCCAGTCTCTGTTGTACGATTGGACTGGTCCGGATATAACTAGCAGCGGGGAGCTGGTAGCGGAAGGAAAATTCAGAATGCGCGGGGCGAAGGCACCCAGGCACGCTTTCCTGTTCGATCGCATGCTTTTACTTACAAAGAAGAAGGAGGATGGCCTTCTAGTCTATAAAACTCACATCCTG TGTTCAAACTTAATGCTTATCGAGAGCATACCGGGAGAACCACTGAGTTTCCATGTAATTCCTTTCGATAATCCTAGGCTACAGTATACCTTACAG GCACGAAACTTGGAACAGAAGAGGGAATGGACTCTGCAGATAAAGAGGGTGATTCTGGAAAACTACAAGGCCGCTATACCTCTGCATGCTAGGCAATTAGTCTTACAGCTGGGCCAAACACAACCAGATG ACGACGCTTTGGCAGACAGAGGGATGATGAAGAAGCAACATTCTGCTCCCCCAGAGTACTTAGAGAAACGGAAACAGGAAAAAGAGAGACGGAGGTCTGAAACAGGGATTAGGCAAAAATTCAAGAGAAGTGGCAGAAAGTCTGAGACTACAATTGAG GATTCTCCAGCATCGCCACGGAAAAATCGGAACGACGATTCCACTAGTAATGAGTCCAGAGAGCAAGGATTTAAAGTTTCGGATGGACGCGGATCGAAAGTCAAG GATCGTTTTACCGGTTGGAGAAGGAAATCGGAACCAGGTTTCCAGTCCTACGTGTCTCTGAACCAGTCCGACGAAGAGCAAAAGGCCGACACGTGCGACACAGGATCGGCTACCATCGAAACCGAACGGGCGATCATCGAGAACGATAAGCACGCGAATCCATCATCGACCGAAACCAAAGAGAACAACGAACAACAAACTCAGGCGCAGACTGTCGAGGAAATAGTCGGCCATATCCTCATGCAGAACCAGGAATTCCAAAAGCTCCTCGAGAAGCAACGAACGAACAGCACAATCAACGTCAGGCAACAGCAGCGTTTCAACAAACACATCTCCGCTGATACGTCCGACGACAGCGACTCGGAGAACATCATCTATGCCACGGACAATTCCATGAACAACAGGATATCGCGCGTTAGAACAAGCCATCGGGAACGATCCGTTAAAACTAACAACACTTGGAACGCGTTGTCCTCTTCTCGCGACCATCAACCCACTCTACAGCTACTGTATGATAATCTGAATAAAACTGAGAACAATAAATCGGCAGAAAGTAACTCGAAAAACAAAGCGAATCATGCGCAAGAGAAAAAGGCGGTGTTCGAGGCGTTCAAGAGGCAGAGTATCGTTACGGAGAGCAAGGTTATTAAAACTGCGCTTAGGATAAGGGAGAATTCGTCGTCTAGGAACGAAGAAGTAATTGGTCAGTCGCCAGTTACGAAGGAAACGGAAATACAGGTTGCAGAGGCGAATCAGAAGGTGCCAACTGTGAATG CACGTCTGGGAAGGTCTGCGAGAGGAAAAAGATTTGGATGGGAACGACAGTCCAACTCGGCCGTCTGTCTGGTTAACCAAACGGTGCGAAGGATTGCCAACgtcgccccaaaa AGGGACGGTAAGCCCATGAGCGAGAGACCGTTCACGATAGCCTCGGATAAGCCAGCGGAAATTAACCTAGAGGACATGGAGAGATACGCCTCGACGTGTCAACCGGAAGGAAGAATCGCCAAGTTTCCAACCTCTGTATCTACGTCGACGTCCACTTTCTTTTGCTCTCTGGACGACACGTTGACGGACGCCTACTCGGAGATGCACATGTCCTCCACGACAACCAATATACATCCTGATCACAAGATCTACAGGACGAACACCAGCGGGAGCGCACTATTCAAGAACGTTCTGTCCAAGGCTGGCAATCGCCTGCAAGGTTTAAGGAACACTATGAGCACGGAAACTTTAGAGTGTAGCGAGGAATTAGAGAGGACCAAGTACTTCCGTTCGTTGAGTACAGGTAAGTTACGAAAGAAGGGAAAAATGAAGCATTCCAGGGAGTCCTCGTCGGATGTGGAAGAACTCGTGGGATGTACAGCTAGAGGCAGTTCGAATTTAAGGATCCCTTCGCTCTATTACAAACAAGGAAGCTCCAGTTTAGGAGCTAGGATCGCCCAGTCCGACTACGCGGACCCAACCGTGTTGTTCTTCGACAGTAAACGACGTCAGCAGACGAACAACCAGCCCCAAGAGTCTAAACAAGAGgtggaggaagaggaagagaaggAGGACGAAGAAAGTGTAGAGAATCGAGAGAGCGAGACAGATAGTTTCTATGAAAAATCGTTCGAGATGATCGAGAACTACGTAGACACAGACGTGGACGACGCGTTTCGGGATAGTGCAATATTTAGCGACATCGAGGAGATCCTGGTGGCCAAATCGCTTTCGAGTCAACCCTCCGAGGACTACGCGCCCCTGAAGAGCAAAGTGGCGCCACCTGTACCTCTAAAGAAACGAATAGAGTCGTTCACGACAGGAAATTCGGGACACAATGTCGCTGCGCCGAGATGCAAGCCCAGCGTTGCCCAGAAGCCTGATTACTTGAAAGTTAAGACAGTTTTTTTGAAAGGACAGCAAGAATTAGATAGTAAAGTTACGGGGAAGACCCCTGTGCCTGAGTGTGGAGCGTATCAATGTCTTAAGAGCAGTTCGCGGGACAGTTGTGTGCAGAACAGTGGTGAAGAGAAGGATGACGTATCTGCGGGACAGAGCCAAGCGGGCTGGGTGAGGAAAATAGTTGGTCAGCTGCAGGGCCATGTGGAGACGTAA